A single region of the Strigops habroptila isolate Jane chromosome 3, bStrHab1.2.pri, whole genome shotgun sequence genome encodes:
- the E2F7 gene encoding transcription factor E2F7, with protein MEVSVLALRDLASGRPGRRGRAEAAAQKENIFDRSRMAPKTPIKNEPVDLSKQKGCTPERNPITPVKLIDRPQPDPWTPTANLKMLISAASPDMRDREKKKELFRPIENSEQSDTPDSLQCDMVDDSTVDEFEKQRPSRKQKSLGLLCQKFLARYPSYPLSTEKTTISLDEVASILGVERRRIYDIVNVLESLHLVSRVAKNQYCWHGRHNLSQTLKTLQEAGELQYGELMTFFQHKEQDLEYKFGEQKKETIPESQDRPLMDFSEPDCASASANSRKDKSLRIMSQKFVMLFLVSKTKIVTLDIAAKILIEETQDTVDHSKFKTKVRRLYDIANVLTSLGLIKKVHVTEERGRKPAFKWIGPVEFPGKTTNLGKLRGHSPTSDPLPGTRGACAPYHICATGRQRFTRHTSFNSTESCEETRRKAISEPSSPHQERQAYIVNSDEYCSKMINLAAVCRQNIEEDTRNKACATEPILKSARNPSITSPLSLLSVPGDSDFCVNPLPQAVFPVVRADMPSLSLPNGISSQAPHPATLSASKTENGKPTLLPNQPFLCFPSSSLFMLCGGLQENNLRDSLPSAGDVGNRNAEAQAAMPSAACQKRSSHKCTSPSAPVGDEEPAAKKQTMEQSDLPLSLVVPKKPLESPKAESTPGSGCASAVHLEAFHLDLTNPEAAPEASNKEPTKPLDSQEQERGSQNKDPDEPSPGKEHISTENTNQPFLPQYLYVQPTGLSSFNFLLPANQAPGAISLAANQLPSLSVPCVMVPSAALASFPLVCSTTITSPLSTVPDGSFSAATSMNFSMSSLASTTPVFIGTTAVVTPKVSPAPSVDPQQPAHPAQHPSPALPRSCGAVKLDSHVCMGHPVTLLKLQQPSSAPLTPKNIRPVHHEAFFKTPGSLGDPVAWKKNEGNQTRNASSVQRRLEISSTSPD; from the exons ATGGAGGTGAGCGTTCTGGCGCTGCGGGACCTGGCGAGCGGccggccggggcggcggggTCGCGCTGAGGCGGCGGCCCAGAAG gAAAACATATTCGATCGATCCAGGATGGCCCCAAAGACTCCCATTAAGAATGAACCAGTTGATTTATCAAAGCAAAAAGGCTGCACCCCGGAAAGAAATCCAATTACACCTGTTAAGCTCATTGATAGACCTCAGCCTGATCCCTGGACCCCCACTGCTAACCTGAAGATGCTTATTAGTGCCGCTAGCCCTGACATGAGGGACcgagaaaagaagaaagagctcTTCAGACCCATAGAAAACAGTGAGCAGAGTGACACACCTGATTCATTACAG tgtGATATGGTAGACGACAGCACGGTTGATGAATTTGAAAAACAGAGgcccagcagaaaacagaaaagcttagGACTCTTGTGCCAAAAATTTCTAGCTCGCTATCCAAGTTATCCGTTGTCAACAGAAAAAACTACTATTTCTTTGGATGAAGTGGCTTCAATTCTTG GAGTTGAGCGGAGACGAATTTACGATATAGTGAACGTCCTGGAGTCATTGCACTTGGTTAGCCGTGTGGCCAAGAACCAGTACTGCTGGCATGGCCGGCACAACCTCAGTCAAACTCTGAAAACACTTCaggaagcaggagagctgcagtaTGGAGAGCTAATGACCTTCTTCCAGCACAAGGAGCAGGACTTGGAGTACAAATttggagaacagaaaaaggaaactatTCCAGAGTCTCAAGACAGACCGTTAATGGACTTTTCAGAACCAGATTGCGCCTCTG catctgcaaacagcagaaaggaCAAGTCGCTGCGGATTATGAGCCAAAAGTTTGTCATGCTGTTCCTTGTCTCCAAGACCAAGATAGTCACTCTGGACATCGCAGCAAAGATACTGATAGAAGAAACCCAGGATACAGTGGACCACAGCAAGTTTAAAA CAAAGGTACGAAGACTGTATGATATTGCCAATGTTCTCACCAGCCTAGGCTTGATCAAGAAAGTTCACGTCACAGAGGAACGAGGACGCAAACCTGCCTTCAAGTGGATTGGGCCTGTAGAATTCCCTGGCAAGACCACTAACTTGG GTAAGCTGAGAGGGCATAGCCCAACATCTGATCCTCTGCCAGGGACACGAGGAGCCTGTGCCCCGTATCACATCTGTGCTACTGGAAGACAAAGGTTTACACGTCACACTTCATTTAACAGTACAGAGTCTTGTGAAGAGACCAGAAGGAAGGCCATTTCTGAGCCCAGCAGCCCACATCAAGAGAGGCAAG ccTATATTGTGAATTCAGATGAATATTGCTCCAAAATGATAAATCTAGCAGCTGTCTGCAGGCAGAACATAGAGGAAGATACTAG gaatAAAGCTTGTGCCACAGAACCAATATTAAAATCGGCAAGGAACCCAAGCATAACCTCacctctctcccttctttcagttcCTGGGGACTCTGATTTTTGTGTTAACCCTTTGCCTCAGGCAGTTTTCCCTGTGGTTCGGGCAGATATGCCCAGCCTCTCACTGCCAAATGGCATCAGCAGCCAAGCACCGCATCCTGCCACACTATCAGCctccaaaacagaaaatggaaaacctaCCTTGCTCCCCAACCAACCCTTCCTGTGCTTCCCATCTTCATCCCTTTTTATGTTGTGTGGTGGTCTTCAGGAAAATAACTTGAGGGATAGCCTGCCCAGTGCAGGAGATGTGGGAAACAGGAATGCAGAAGCTCAGGCTGCCATGCCTTCAGCTGCCTGCCAGAAACGCAGCTCCCACAAGTGCACATCACCCTCTGCACCTGTAGGTGATGAAGAGCCAGCTGCTAAAAAGCAGACCATGGAACAGAGTGATCTGCCTCTCTCACTTGTGGTACCCAAG AAGCCTTTAGAGTCCCCCAAGGCTGAATCTACCCCAGGAAGTGGCTGTGCCTCTGCTGTGCATCTAGAAGCTTTTCATCTTGACCTCACAAATCCTGAGGCTGCTCCAGAGGCTTCAAACAAGGAGCCTACTAAGCCTTTAGATTCTCAGGAGCAAGAAAGAGGGTCTCAGAATAAAGACCCTGATGAACCCTCTCCAGGAAAAGAGCACATCTCTACAGAAAACACCAATCAACCTTTCCTACCACAGTATCTCTATGTTCAACCTACTG GATTAAGCAGTTTTAATTTCCTGCTCCCTGCAAACCAAGCCCCTGGTGCCATCAGTCTTGCTGCAAACCAGTTACCTTCTCTGAGCGTCCCCTGTGTCATGGTGCCGTCAGCAGCCTTGGCTTCCTTCCCTCTCGTTTGTTCTACCACGATCACCAGTCCTCTTTCCACAGTTCCTGATGGCTCCTTTTCAGCTGCCACCTCCATGAATTTCAGCATGTCCAGCCTGGCATCAACAACGCCTGTTTTCATAGGCACCACGGCAGTGGTCACCCCCAAGGTCTCACCCGCCCCTTCAGTGGATCCTCAGCAACCAGCTCACCCTGCTCAGCACCCGAGTCCTGCGCTTCCAAGATCTTGTGGTGCTGTTAAACTGGACTCCCATGTGTGTATGGGGCATCCAGTGACCCttctgaagctgcagcag CCTTCGTCAGCTCCCCTCACTCCCAAGAACATTCGTCCTGTGCATCATGAGGCATTTTTCAAAACTCCTGGAAGTCTTGGAGACCCTGTTGCATGGAAGAAGAATGAAGGCAACCAGACCAGAAAtgccagctctgtgcagaggaGACTGGAAATCTCTAGTACCAGCCCTGACTAA